The DNA sequence TAATTCTTTCTTTCTTAATTGATCCATAAATCTTTCTTTTTGATCTATTGGGTCATTAAGTTCTGAGAATGCATTAGCTAATTCCCATTTATTTGCGAAAGCTTCAAATCTATCCGTTCTTCTTGGATCCTCAACATTTCTCTTAGCTAATGGAGATACTTCAACTGGATGATGAGTTATAAATGTAGGTTGGATTAACTTATCTTCACCAAACTCTTCAAATAAAGCATTTATAACTTCTCCTCTTCTCATCCCAGGAGTTATTTCTATTCCTTTTTCCTTAGCTACAGCTAAAGCTTCTTCATCTGTATTTATAGTAGAGAAATCTACTCCAGCATGTTCTTTAACACACTCTTCCATAGTCATTCTTCTCCATGGAGGAGTAAAATCTATTTCAGTTCCTTGATAGTTTATTTTCATACTTCCAGTAGCAGCTTCTGCCATATAAGCTATCATGTTTTCCGCTATTTCCATCATATCTGTATAATCTGCATATGCTTGGTATAATTCTACAGCTGTATACTCTGGGTTATGCTTTATAGACATACCTTCATTTCTGAACATTCTACCCATTTCATAAACTTTATCAAATCCACCTACTATAAGTCTCTTTAAGTATAACTCATTAGCTATTCTTAAATACATAGGTATATCTAAAGTATTATGGTGAGTTATAAATGGTCTAGCATTAGCTCCACCAGCTATAGTATTTAGTATAGGAGTTTCAACCTCTAAGAATCCTCTTTCATCTAAATAAGATCTTAAAGCCTTCATAGCTTTAGTTCTTGTTACGAAAGCATCTTTAACTTCTGGATTAACTATTAAATCCACATATCTTTGTCTATATCTTAAATCTTGATCTTTTAATCCATGGTATTTTTCAGGAAGAACTTGAAGAGATTTTGTTAATAATTTTACATCATTAGCTTTTATAGATATCTCTTCTTTCTTAGTTTTAAATACTTCACCTTCAATACCTATTATGTCACCTATATCATATGTAGAGAAAACAGAGTATTCTTCTTCACCTATTCTATCCAATCTTACATAACATTGAATTCTACCTTCTTGATCTTGTATATCTATAAATCCAGCTTTACCTTGAATTCTTTTGCTCATTATACGTCCAGCTAATTTAACAACTTTCCCTTCAAAAGCTTCAAAGTTATTTTTTATATCTGTAGAGTAATTAGTTCTATCATATCTACTTACGTGGAATGGATTTCTACCCATTTCTTGTAACTTAGCTAATTTTTCTCTTCTTACTTTAAGTACTTCAGTAAGTTCCTCTTTAGCTTGATCATTAGCATTTTGTTGATCATTATTCATTTGTTTACCTCCAGATTATCTTCTTATTTCTAATATCTCGAATTTAGCAACCCCATCAGGAACTTGAACATCTACTACTTCTCCTTTAGCTCTTCCTAAAAGAGCCTTTCCTACAGGTGATTCGTTTGATATTTTTCCTTCATATGGATCAGCTTCAGCAGAACCTACTATAGTATATTCTACTTCTTCTTCAAATTCCATATCATTAACTTTAACTATAGATCCTATAGTAACTATATTTGAATCTATCTTAGACTCATCTATTATAACTGCTTTTCTTAGCATGTTTTCAAGCTTTATTATTCTCTCTTCTACTTGAGCTTGCTCATTTTTAGCTTCATCATATTCAGCGTTTTCTGATATATCTCCAAAAGATATAGCTACCTTTATTCTCTCAGCAACTTCTCTTCTTCTAACTGATTTTAAATGTTCTACCTCGTCTTCTAACTTCTGGTATCCTTCTTGAGTTAATAATATTTCCTTGTTTTCTTCCATAACCCCTACAACTCCTTCTCTTTGTTTTTTATTTAACATTAAATAAAATTTATTTTATATCTTAATCATTTATGCGCTATATTATAAATTACTATCTCCCTTATGTCAAGGAGTGGTCCAGGTAGTAAGATAGCTTGTTTACTACTTCTTCATAGCTTTCTATTTTGTTTATTTCATCTCTTAATCTAGCTGATCCTCTAAGTCCTTTTAAGTACCACGCAATATGTTTTCTCATTTCTCTAACTGCTACATATTCACCATGTTCTTCTACTGCTAATTTTAAATGTTTTAAAGCTGTATTTATTTTTTCTTCACAAGTAGGTCCAGGTAGTATTTCTCCTGTTTTCATATAATGATTTATCCTTTTAAATATCCACGGATTACCTTGTGCCCCTCTACCTATCATTATAGCATCACAGTTAGTCTTGTTTATCATATTTATAGCATCTTCTACTTCAAACACATCACCATTACCAATTACAGGTATTTCTATGTTCTTCTTAATTTCAGCTATTATATCCCAATCAGCTGTTCCTGAATAATATTGTTCTCTTGTTCTTCCATGTATAGCTAATGCACTTATCCCTGAGGCTTCTGCAATTTTTGCAATTTCAACAGCATTCACACTATTATCATCCCAACCTTTTCTTATTTTTAATGTAACAGGCTTTTTAGATTTTTTAACAACAGATTTCAATACTTCTTCTGCAAGTTTAGGATTTTTCATAAGAGCTGATCCATCTCCATTTTTTATAACCTTAGGAGCTGGGCACCCCATATTTATATCCAATATTTCATTTGGATATTCATTTAAGATTTCTGCAGCTCCTCCCATAAACTCAGGATCTGATCCAAAAATTTGAACAGCCACAGGATGTTCCTCTTCCTCTATCTTCAACATTTTCTTAGTATTTTTATCATCATAGCAAAGAGCTTTTGCATTAATCATTTCTGTATATAACATTCCACAATCTTGTTCTTTGCATATTAATCTAAATGGTAAGTCTGTTACTCCTGCCATAGGAGATAAAAATACCTTATTGTCTAACGTAACATTTCCTATCTTCATACATAGTCTCCTCTTTCAAAGTTTTAATTATATCTATACCCATTTTTCTATAATATCTTATCATAAAAAAGGAACTGGATTTAATATCCAATTCCTTGGTACTATTCTTTATTTTTATCATAGATAATTCTTAAACCTTCTAGTGTCAAGAATTTATCTACACAATCTATACTATTAGTTTCAGATGCTATTAACGATGATAGTCCTCCTGTGGCAATTACCTTTATTTCTTCATTGTCAAGTTCTTCTTTCATCATTTTAACAATCTTATCTACTAATCCTACATATCCATATATTATCCCTGATTGCATTGCTGAAACTGTACTTTTACAAATAGTCATTCCAGGTTTTGTAAGTTCTACTCTAGGAAGTTTTGATGCCCTTTGGAATAAAGCTTCACTTGATATTTTTATACCAGGAGCTATAGTTCCTCCTAAATAATCTCCCTTTGCTGATATAGCGCAAAAAGTTGTTGCCGTTCCAAAATCGATTATTATCATAGGAGCTTTATATTTTTCTATTGCAGCTACAGCATTTACTATTCTATCTGCTCCAACTTGTTTAGGATTATCATATTTAATATTTAATCCTGTTTTTATTCCAGGCCCAACTACTAATGGTTGTTTGTTGAAATATTTTATACAAAAATTCTCAAGAGAATGCATAACATTAGGTACAACTGATGATATTATCACATCTTTTATTGATTTTATGTCTACATTATCATATTGAAATAAATTATTTATCAGCATCCCATATTCATCTGATGTCTTTGCTTTATCAGTACTTATTCTCCAATACTTTTTTAGTTCTTTTCCCTCATATATACCTAATACCATGTTGGTATTTCCAACGTCAAATACTAAAAGCATCTATTCTAACCTTCTTTCTATTTTTTGCTTTTTTTCAGTATAATTACAACTCCAGATACAACCAAAGCTCCAACAATAGCTTCAGGTATACCATTAGTAGCAGCAATTCCTAATATTACAGCTCCTGCTGTAGATGTATCTCCACCTATAGCCTCTACATATCTTTGAGCATAAAGTAAATATACCATACCTAATACCCCAAAGGTATTTATAATAGATCCTAAAAACCCTGAACACATTCCTGATATAGAAATATTTTTAGTTGTTTTAAATACTATTTTGTAAATATAATACGTAGAAACACCCATTAATACTCTAGGTAATATTGATACTATAGGATTCATAAACATAAAGTTAGTAGGACTTGGCATAGTTATAGCTCTCATGAAACTAGTTAGTCCAAATATTAAACCTATTATACCGCCCACAATAGGTCCTTCTATTATAGCACCTATTATAACTGGAATATGCATTATAGTAGCATTAACAGGTCCAATAGGTATAAATCCTAACGGTGTCATAGATAACATTATAGATATAGCTGATAGCATCCCTATTACAGCCATTTGTCTAACATTAATTTTTTTCGATACTCCTACTTGTGTTTTCATTATAAAAATACACCTCCGTTCCAGCTCTTAAAAGATGCCGGACTTTTCATTAAATTCTTAGTTGTTATTAATCTATATAATAATCAGTCAGGCTCCTTAATTATAAGGATGCCAGCTGCGACAAAAACAATTTTATCAATAGGAAATAACATTGTCAATAATTCTTATTTCAATTTAATTTCATTGTATGAAGGTATATTCTTAATCGCCTTAGCATTTTTAACCGCATTTATTACACTCTTTTCAACAACTTCTGTGGCTAATGAACCTAATAATGTTATGTCAGCTTCTATTTCTCCTGTTGAAAGTGTAAATATAGTATCTCCATCATGAGGAGTATGTATAGGAAAAATTGTTTTTGCATATCCATTATGGGCCATTTGAGAAATTTTTTTACAATTAGCTTTATCTAATTTTGCATTTGTGGCTACTACTCCAATAGTAGTATTATCTATATTAAATCCCCCTTTATTTACACCTTGTTTCATAAGCTCATATGTATTTAAAAAATCATTCTTCTTATCATTTAAAACTCCAGCTATTACCTCTCCGTTTTCATAAACATCTCCAAATGCATTCACCGCTATTAAGGCCGATACTATTAATCCGTTATCCAATTTTATAGAGTAACTACCAATCCCTCCTTTTGTGCAATAATCACTACCTTTTATCTTTCCAACTGTAGCTCCGCATCCTGCTCCAAAATTTCCTTGATCAAGATACTTGTCACTCGCTTTCTCGCAAGCTGTATATCCCATTTGAAGATTTGGTCTAGATTTAGAATCTCCAACTGCCAAATCAAAAAGTACGGCTCCAGTTACTATAGGTACTTTAGCAACTCCCACATCAAAACCTATGCCTCTTTCTTCTAAAAATTTACTTACTCCACACGTAGCTTCTAATCCAAATGCTGATCCCCCTGCCAAAACTACTGCATGTACTTTTTGGATCATATTTATAGGATCAAGCAAGTCAGTTTCTCTTGTGCCCGGAGCCGCCCCTCTTACATCAACACCACATACAGCTCCTTTTTCACATAAAACAACGGTACATCCTGTTAACCCTTTTTTATCTTCTACTTGTCCCACTTTTATTCCCTTTATATCCAAAATATTATTATACATATCCATGTTCACCTCGTATTGAAACTTCCCCTGATACTATCTCTTTTTTATTACCCTCTTTATCTTGAATAATTAAATTTCCATCTGAATTTATATCTATACATTTTACAATTTCCTTTTCATTGTTTTTTATTATATATATTTCTTTATTTATAATTGCAGAAAATTTTCTACAAATGTCTAAAGTTTTAGATTTATCTCCATTTACAGTGTAATCTATATAGTTTTTCTCGAACTCTTCTAATATATTCCTTATAATATCTACTCTTGATGCCTCATAGCTTTCTTTCTTAATAGATGTTGCTATGTTTTTTATATCCTCAGGAAAATCTAATGTCTTAACATTTATTCCTATTCCCAGTACAATATAGTTTACTCTTTCAATCTCAGCAGATAACTCAGTTAATATTCCACAAACTTTTTTATTGTTTAAAATAATATCATTTGGCCATTTTATAGTTGATTTAATACCTAAGTTATCTAAAGCTTTAACTATAGAAGCTCCAGCGATAAGAGTTATAAAAGGCGCATCCATAGGAGATATATCTGGTTTTAATATTATACTCATCCATATTCCATCATATTTTCTAGAGTGCCATTTCTTCCCTAACCTTCCTCTTCCTCCTATTTGTTCTTCACTTATAATAACAGTTCCATCTACTTTTCCATTGGCTACATTTTTGGCATAATTATTTGTAGAGTCTATACTTTCAAAATGAACTATTTCTCTACCTATAAAATCAGTATTTAACTCATGAACTATATTTTCTTTACTTAAGATATCATTAGGAGATTCCTTCAACCTATATCCCTTTCTATTTACAGATTCAATTTCATAACCTTGTTCTTTTAAAGCATTTATATGTTTCCATACAGCAGTTCTAGATATTCCTAGTCTTTTAGATATCTCTTCTCCAGAAATAAATTCTAACTCACCGTCTAGTAATATATTTATAACTTTTTCTCTCAACTACAACACCTCTATCTATTAATAATTAAAGTAAAGGCTAGGGATCACCCTAGCCTTTTAATTTTTATTTAATCATTTATTTGATCATCATTTTGATCTTTTTCATCAGTTATTTCTTTAGTTAAGTTTAGCTTATTTTCTTTAACCTCAGAATTTAAATCATTGTCTTTTTCAGTTTCTTCTTGAGTAGTAGCTGTTTCTACTTCAGATTCTAAGCTTAATTCTTTATTAAATGCCTTTATAAATTGATCTGCATCTAAAGTTTCATGAACTAATAAAGCTTGAGCTACATACTCTAATCTATCCATATTATCTTGAAGTAATTTCTTAGTTCTTCTATATGCCGCATCTACAATATCTTTTATTTCATTATCTATTTCAAATGCAACTTCTTCAGAATAATTTCTCTTACTTCCTATACTATTTCCTAAGAATACTTCTTCTTCACCATCTCCGAAAGTCATAGGACCAAGCTTAGTACTCATTCCATACTTAGTAACCATTTGTCTAGCAGTAGCTGAAACTCTTTCTAGGTCATTTGAAGCCCCTGTAGATATATCATCTAAAGTTAATTCTTCAGCAACTCTACCACCAAGTAAAACAACTATATTTTCTTTCATTTCATTCTTAGTAGCGTAGAATTTATCTTCTACTGGAAGCTGCATTGTAAATCCTCCAGCTCTACCTCTTGGAACTATTGTTACCTGATGAACTGGGCTTACATGTTCAAGAACATGTGCACAAACAGCATGCCCAGCTTCATGATATGCCGTAAGCTTTCTTTCAGGTTCACTTATAACTCTAGATTTTTTAGCAACACCTGCTATTACCTTAGTTATAGCCTCTTCTATAGTATCCATTTGTATTTTCTTTTCTCTTTTTCTAGCCGTAAGTATAGCCGCTTCATTCATTAAGTTTTCTATATCAGCTGGAGTAAATCCAGGTGTTCTTCTTGCTAATACATCAACTTTAACATCATCTGCTAAAGGCTTATTCTTAGAATGAACTTTGAATATAGCTTCTCTACCTTTAACATCTGGCGCACCTACTACTACCTGTCTATCAAATCTACCTGGTCTTAAAAGTGCAGGGTCTAATATGTCAGGTCTATTAGTTGCTGCCATTATTATTATACCTTGGTTAACCCCGAAACCATCCATCTCAACTAGTAATTGGTTAAGAGTTTGTTCTCTCTCATCATGGCCTCCACCAAGACCTGCTCCTCTTTTTCTACCAACAGCATCTATCTCATCTATAAAAATTATAGCTGGTGCATTTTTCTTAGCATCTTCAAATAAAGATCTTACCCTTGAAGCCCCTACACCAACAAACATTTCAACGAAATCTGAACCACTTATACTAAAGAATGGTACTCCTGCTTCTCCTGCAACTGCTCTTGATAAATAAGTTTTTCCTGTTCCTGGAGGTCCAACCATTAATATACCTTTAGGTATTCTTGCCCCTAAATCTATATATTTCTTTGGATTTTTTAAGAAGTCAACAACTTCTTGTAAATCTTCTTTTTCTTCATTTAATCCTGCTACATCTTTAAATGTAACTCTTGTCTTTTCATCATCTTTATGAACTTTGGCTTTTGACTTTCCAAAATTCATAACTTTTCCGCCTCCACCTTGAGACTGATTCATAAATACAAACCATAATATTAACACAAAGAATAACATAAATAATGATGGTAATATATCGAAGAACCAAG is a window from the Paraclostridium sordellii genome containing:
- the lysS gene encoding lysine--tRNA ligase; translated protein: MNNDQQNANDQAKEELTEVLKVRREKLAKLQEMGRNPFHVSRYDRTNYSTDIKNNFEAFEGKVVKLAGRIMSKRIQGKAGFIDIQDQEGRIQCYVRLDRIGEEEYSVFSTYDIGDIIGIEGEVFKTKKEEISIKANDVKLLTKSLQVLPEKYHGLKDQDLRYRQRYVDLIVNPEVKDAFVTRTKAMKALRSYLDERGFLEVETPILNTIAGGANARPFITHHNTLDIPMYLRIANELYLKRLIVGGFDKVYEMGRMFRNEGMSIKHNPEYTAVELYQAYADYTDMMEIAENMIAYMAEAATGSMKINYQGTEIDFTPPWRRMTMEECVKEHAGVDFSTINTDEEALAVAKEKGIEITPGMRRGEVINALFEEFGEDKLIQPTFITHHPVEVSPLAKRNVEDPRRTDRFEAFANKWELANAFSELNDPIDQKERFMDQLRKKELGDDEACDMDEDFVNALEVGLPPTGGLGIGVDRVMMLLTNSPSIRDVILFPTMKPIKETSNDEIEE
- the greA gene encoding transcription elongation factor GreA, which produces MEENKEILLTQEGYQKLEDEVEHLKSVRRREVAERIKVAISFGDISENAEYDEAKNEQAQVEERIIKLENMLRKAVIIDESKIDSNIVTIGSIVKVNDMEFEEEVEYTIVGSAEADPYEGKISNESPVGKALLGRAKGEVVDVQVPDGVAKFEILEIRR
- the dusB gene encoding tRNA dihydrouridine synthase DusB, giving the protein MKIGNVTLDNKVFLSPMAGVTDLPFRLICKEQDCGMLYTEMINAKALCYDDKNTKKMLKIEEEEHPVAVQIFGSDPEFMGGAAEILNEYPNEILDINMGCPAPKVIKNGDGSALMKNPKLAEEVLKSVVKKSKKPVTLKIRKGWDDNSVNAVEIAKIAEASGISALAIHGRTREQYYSGTADWDIIAEIKKNIEIPVIGNGDVFEVEDAINMINKTNCDAIMIGRGAQGNPWIFKRINHYMKTGEILPGPTCEEKINTALKHLKLAVEEHGEYVAVREMRKHIAWYLKGLRGSARLRDEINKIESYEEVVNKLSYYLDHSLT
- a CDS encoding type III pantothenate kinase → MLLVFDVGNTNMVLGIYEGKELKKYWRISTDKAKTSDEYGMLINNLFQYDNVDIKSIKDVIISSVVPNVMHSLENFCIKYFNKQPLVVGPGIKTGLNIKYDNPKQVGADRIVNAVAAIEKYKAPMIIIDFGTATTFCAISAKGDYLGGTIAPGIKISSEALFQRASKLPRVELTKPGMTICKSTVSAMQSGIIYGYVGLVDKIVKMMKEELDNEEIKVIATGGLSSLIASETNSIDCVDKFLTLEGLRIIYDKNKE
- a CDS encoding ECF transporter S component, with translation MKTQVGVSKKINVRQMAVIGMLSAISIMLSMTPLGFIPIGPVNATIMHIPVIIGAIIEGPIVGGIIGLIFGLTSFMRAITMPSPTNFMFMNPIVSILPRVLMGVSTYYIYKIVFKTTKNISISGMCSGFLGSIINTFGVLGMVYLLYAQRYVEAIGGDTSTAGAVILGIAATNGIPEAIVGALVVSGVVIILKKSKK
- a CDS encoding P1 family peptidase yields the protein MYNNILDIKGIKVGQVEDKKGLTGCTVVLCEKGAVCGVDVRGAAPGTRETDLLDPINMIQKVHAVVLAGGSAFGLEATCGVSKFLEERGIGFDVGVAKVPIVTGAVLFDLAVGDSKSRPNLQMGYTACEKASDKYLDQGNFGAGCGATVGKIKGSDYCTKGGIGSYSIKLDNGLIVSALIAVNAFGDVYENGEVIAGVLNDKKNDFLNTYELMKQGVNKGGFNIDNTTIGVVATNAKLDKANCKKISQMAHNGYAKTIFPIHTPHDGDTIFTLSTGEIEADITLLGSLATEVVEKSVINAVKNAKAIKNIPSYNEIKLK
- a CDS encoding biotin--[acetyl-CoA-carboxylase] ligase; this encodes MREKVINILLDGELEFISGEEISKRLGISRTAVWKHINALKEQGYEIESVNRKGYRLKESPNDILSKENIVHELNTDFIGREIVHFESIDSTNNYAKNVANGKVDGTVIISEEQIGGRGRLGKKWHSRKYDGIWMSIILKPDISPMDAPFITLIAGASIVKALDNLGIKSTIKWPNDIILNNKKVCGILTELSAEIERVNYIVLGIGINVKTLDFPEDIKNIATSIKKESYEASRVDIIRNILEEFEKNYIDYTVNGDKSKTLDICRKFSAIINKEIYIIKNNEKEIVKCIDINSDGNLIIQDKEGNKKEIVSGEVSIRGEHGYV
- the ftsH gene encoding ATP-dependent zinc metalloprotease FtsH, with the protein product MNKILKGAGFYLLIFIIIVGIVQFSGSPTEKVEEMKFSTVYRELMKENISSIKIVEDTVLEGTIKSSNKKFKTYIPKEIQSQELANQLLKQANEGKLQLTGAPKPTTPWFFDILPSLFMLFFVLILWFVFMNQSQGGGGKVMNFGKSKAKVHKDDEKTRVTFKDVAGLNEEKEDLQEVVDFLKNPKKYIDLGARIPKGILMVGPPGTGKTYLSRAVAGEAGVPFFSISGSDFVEMFVGVGASRVRSLFEDAKKNAPAIIFIDEIDAVGRKRGAGLGGGHDEREQTLNQLLVEMDGFGVNQGIIIMAATNRPDILDPALLRPGRFDRQVVVGAPDVKGREAIFKVHSKNKPLADDVKVDVLARRTPGFTPADIENLMNEAAILTARKREKKIQMDTIEEAITKVIAGVAKKSRVISEPERKLTAYHEAGHAVCAHVLEHVSPVHQVTIVPRGRAGGFTMQLPVEDKFYATKNEMKENIVVLLGGRVAEELTLDDISTGASNDLERVSATARQMVTKYGMSTKLGPMTFGDGEEEVFLGNSIGSKRNYSEEVAFEIDNEIKDIVDAAYRRTKKLLQDNMDRLEYVAQALLVHETLDADQFIKAFNKELSLESEVETATTQEETEKDNDLNSEVKENKLNLTKEITDEKDQNDDQIND